In Methanosarcina siciliae T4/M, one genomic interval encodes:
- a CDS encoding class I SAM-dependent methyltransferase — translation MKDKITAHWNKRSPSYRKMYRDHLDEEILLMKNLFSEKLPAGKKLSVLDIGTGPGIQAFVFAELGHNVTALDISKEMLAGAKEGARNRNLLIRFVEGDGENLPFEACTFDIIVNMHLLWTLTDHDKFFSECKRVLVPGGRILAIDGQWFQQEYVSDGNNNPEERTYEELIEYLPLYKSNSPEMIAGLMENNGFSDVSWKALPEYAEYMKRCDPEGHDYLSVPYLATGVKY, via the coding sequence ATGAAAGACAAAATTACAGCACACTGGAATAAAAGAAGTCCAAGTTACCGTAAAATGTATCGTGACCACCTTGATGAAGAGATTCTCCTTATGAAAAACCTCTTTTCAGAGAAATTGCCTGCAGGTAAAAAACTCAGTGTCCTTGATATCGGAACTGGACCTGGAATCCAGGCCTTTGTTTTCGCCGAGCTGGGACACAATGTTACGGCCCTCGACATCTCAAAAGAGATGCTTGCAGGGGCAAAAGAAGGGGCAAGGAACCGTAATTTGTTAATCAGGTTTGTTGAAGGGGACGGAGAGAACCTGCCTTTTGAAGCCTGTACGTTTGATATTATTGTAAACATGCATCTTCTCTGGACGCTCACGGATCACGACAAATTCTTCAGTGAATGCAAAAGAGTCCTGGTTCCCGGAGGCAGGATTCTTGCGATTGACGGGCAATGGTTCCAGCAAGAATACGTTTCAGACGGAAATAATAACCCTGAAGAAAGAACTTACGAGGAGTTAATCGAGTATCTTCCGCTTTACAAAAGCAACTCGCCTGAAATGATTGCAGGCCTCATGGAAAATAACGGGTTTTCGGATGTCTCCTGGAAAGCTCTTCCCGAGTATGCCGAGTATATGAAAAGATGCGATCCGGAAGGTCATGACTATTTATCTGTTCCATACCTCGCCACAGGAGTAAAATATTGA